The Nitrospira sp. genome contains the following window.
GGCGATTCTCGAAGGTAAACCGATCGATGTCTTCAATCATGGGAAGATGAAACGAGACTTTACCTACGTGGACGATATCGCCGAAGGCGTGCTGCGTACGCTCGATCGGCCCGCGCAGGTTGATCAAAACTGGTCGAGCGATAACCCCGACCCCGGAAGCAGTTCCGCACCGTATCGACTCTACAATATCGGCAACAATCAGCCGGTCGACCTCCTGCGTTTCATCGAGGTGCTTGAGCAGACGCTCGGCAAGAAGGCCGAAAAAAATCTTCTGCCGCTCCAGGCCGGCGATGTGCCGGCCACCTATGCCGACGTCGCAGACTTGATGCGCGACACCGGCTTCAAGCCGGCCACGTCGATCGAAACCGGCATCGCCAGATTTGTCGAGTGGTATCGGGAGTATTACCACATATAGCTCGGTCCGACTCGCTGCCCACACGTAGACGATCTGCTTGCTGGTAGGGACATGATCTCGCCGTGGAGACTCTATCGCGCAGATGACGGCAAGCAAGCACAGGGACCGGTAGACCGTCCAGACCACGACGCAGTCGCGCGCTCACTCCATTTACGCCATGAATGATCGGCCAGAATGTTCCCGCCGACAGCTGATCAAAGCTCTGGTCGGACTCGGCTTCGTGGTCGTGGCACGTTCTCCGACTGCTCTCTTTGCGGAGGGATCGGCTGAGTTCAAGGTTGACAGTACGGCTCCGCTGATTCGCGCCCCGAAAGACCCGCACCAATGGCCATCCTGGAAGGACGGACTCCAGGAATGGCGGGATCACGCGCGCGCCGCCTTGAGATACGACAACCGGCGCTATCACGACCCAGCCCAGGCCTGGGTGACATCCAGCTTCTCCAGTTGCTTTCTCATGCTGTATGACCAGACCTTCTACGATCATCAGTCGGGCCACTATGACGTGGAGTCCTTCCTTCGAAAAGCCGTGGAGGATTTTGGCGGCTTCGACAACCTGATTCTCTGGCATGCCTATCCGCGAATCGGCACGGATGACCGCAATCAGTTCGACTTTTACCGAGATATGCCAGGGGGACTTCCCGGCATTCGGGATGTGGTCAGGCGATGCCACCAGCTAGGCGTCAAGGCGCTGGTCGTGTATAAGCCATGGGATGTGGGAACGAGGCGCGAGACGGTATCGGACGTGGAGGCTTTGGCCCTATTGGTAAGGGAGACCGAGGCGGATGGCGTCTATCTCGATACGATGCTGGAGGCTCCTGAACCTCTCCGCGCTGCCCTCGACGGAGTCGGTCCCGGACTGGTCATAGAAGGTGAGGGCGTGTTGCCGCTCGAGCATATCCACGACCATCACATGTCGTGGGCGCAATATTTTGAGGACAGCGAGACCCCGGGGATTCTCAGAAATAAATGGCTTGAACGCCGCCACATGATGCACCAAACCGCTCGATGGAGGCGCGACCGTTCAGCTCAACTTCACACGGCGTGGATGAATGGCAGCGGTATGGTGGTCTGGGAGATCGTCTTCGGTGCATGGGTGGGATGGTCCGTCCGGGACCGGGCGACCTTGCGGGCGATGCTTCCGGTGCAACGGCACTTTGCCGCCTTGTTTTCCGGAGAAGGCTGGACGCCGCTCGTTCAGACGGAGGTTCCGCATGTCTATGCCTCGCTCTGGGAAGAGGGCGGGATCAGGCTCTGGACAGTGGTGAACCGTCACGATCAGCCGGTTTCAGGGCTGTTGCTGAAGATTCCGGCGATGGACGCTGTCGTTTATTTTGATGTGATGACGGGCGAACAGCTGCATCCACGAGTCGAAAAGGGAGAAGCATGGATCTCTGGCACCTTGGCATCGCGGGGAATCGGCGGCTTTGTGACCGGCGATTCGTCCGCGTTCGGGGCCGATTTTGAGCAACTCATGGCCATGCAGCGAAGCGGCCGGTTGAACGTGCCCCGGTCCGGGGATTTTCCTCAGCGCCCTGTGGTGCATCTGAGTGCGCCGTTGGGTCTTGATCCTCAGGTTGAACCGAAGCGCTCAGAGATGGCCGACATTCCATCCGCGAGTTTCACCATGCGAGTACAACTCAGGACGCGAGAATGCGGCTTTTACGAGAATGAACTGGAGCAGGATGAACTCTACGGGAACTTCCACAAGCCGCGAATCTTCGAACGCCGCGTGACGTTGGCGGCCTATGCCATCGACATCACTCCTGTCACCAATGCGCAGTACGCAGAATTTCTTCGGGCGACGGGCTATAGCCCCCGCGTTCAGGAGCACTTTCTGAAACATTGGATCGGTGGGGCGGTGCCTGCCGGGAAAGAAGACCATCCGGTCGTCTACGTCTGTTTGGACGATGCCCGTGCCTATGCACGATGGGCAGGGAAAACCATCCCAAGCGAAGAGCAATGGCAATATGCGGCACAAGGGCCGGAAGGGCTCACCTATCCGTGGGGTCACGTGATGGAGCCGGGCCGGTGCAATGGTGGCGAATCGGGCGGGACCACGAGTGTGCAGGCATTTCCTGCCGGGCGTTCTCCATTCGGGTGTTATGACATGTGCGGCAATGTCTGGGAATGGACGGAGAGTGAACGGACTGATGGCCGAACGCGGTTCTGCATGATCCGAGGCGGGTCCTACTACCGCGCCCAGGGGTCCCATTGGTACATGGACGGCGGCCCTCAGTCTGCCGATTTTGCCGCGAAGTTTCTCCTGTTGTGGCCTGGCTTGGATCGCTGCGCCACGATTGGCTTTCGGTGCGTGGCCAATCGACGCGAATGATGATTCATCCCAATTCAATTGAGCGGGAACTACACTCCTCCACCGATCAGCGAGAAGACCCATGCGTGTTATTGGTCGGGGCCCGTCATCCACTTGTTGCGACGGAATGGATCAGGTAGAGTAACAACATGCGATCACACGGCGATCGAACTCTACGAATCGTATGCATGCTGTTTGCGACGGGATACCTGTATGTCGTGGGAATGGGCTCGGCACTGGCCGAGCCTGCCGACGCCGACGTCCCGGCAATGACTGAATTGCAGTCCCAGGCCGTAAGTGACGGAACGGAGACCGCTGCACCAACCGATCAACAATCGGATCTCTTTCGCCAGGCTCCCACGCTCAGCGGCCGGTTGCGGGTCAGCGAGCAGACCTTCATTCCGTACATCGGCGCCGGTTTCGGCGGAGGGTATGTCACTGAACGAGATCGTGCGTTGAATCCCCAGCCCATGCTTCCGCAGCAACATCTCTTCGGCGAGTCCATGGGCAAAGGCATGATGCCGAACGAGTTCCAGATGGGCATTCGCATCCCCTTCTAGTCCTTGTCACCCCTACACTGCTTGCCGTCTCTTCTTCAATGCCGGTCAGATGCACCGGGGCACTACTGCTGAGCGCCGGGCGTAGGACAAACGGCACGCCTTGTTCCGCCGAAGTCCCTACGGTATGCTGGGCACCATTTTGCGCTGTCGCGATGTGAAACGGCATGCCGGTTCGTCTTCCCTATGAATGATTACGCAGTTCTCGGCGACCTGTTGGTGATCTATGCAGTGTCCACCGCTGTCGTCTTCACGTTTCATCAGTTCCGCCTGCCGTCGATCGCCGGGTTTCTGGTCGCCGGAGCCCTGATCGGCCCGCATGGATTGCATCTGATCCCCGATGTGTCGCAGGTCCATGTGCTCGCCGAGATCGGTATCGTGTTGTTGCTGTTCACGATCGGCATGGAATTTTCGTCCACGCACTTTGCGGCTGCCCGCCGCACGTTGATGGTGGCGGCGCCGGTGCAGACCGGAGGGGTGCTGATCCTGGCGTTGCTCGGGGCGCTGGCGGTCGGACTGACCTACCAACAGGGCATTTTCTGGGGATTCCTCCTCTCGCTCAGCAGCACGGCCATTGTCTTGAAGGCCCTGTCTGAACAGGGTGAGAGCGATTCATTCCATGGCCGTGCCACGGTGGCCATCCTCATTTTTCAAGACCTGGCCGTCGTGCCCATGATGCTCATCACGCCGATTCTGGCCACGCCCAGCGGGAGCGCGATGGGGATGGTGCTGATGACGCTCGTGAAGGCGGCGGTCGTGGTGGGACTGATCGTCGCGGCGGCCTGGTATCTCGTCCCGCGATTGTTGCGGCATATCGTGCGGAGCCGAAGCCGAGAATTGTTCCTGCTCTCGATCATTGTATTGTGCCTGGGGATTGCCTGGCTGACTTCCCTGGGCGGCCTGTCGCTGGCCTTGGGCGCCTTCATTGCGGGATTGGTGATGTCGGAGTCGGAGTACAGCCATCAAGCACTGGCGGAGGTGCTGCCGTTTCGGGATAGCTTCAATAGTTTGTTTTTCGTGTCGATCGGAGTCCTGATGGACCTGCGGGTGGTCTTGGACCATCCCTTCATCGTGTTGGGGCTGTTGCTGGCTGTGATCGCCGGTAAGCTCCTCACCGGCGCCGGGGCGATGGTCGCGGCGGGCGCTCCTCCCAGGTCGGCGGTGTTGGTGGGGGTCGCTCTCGCGCAGGTGGGAGAATTCAGTTTCATTTTGGCACAGCAGGGGCAGGAGGCCGGCCTTTTCACCGGAGAGCAATATCAGTTGTTCCTGGCCGTATCGGTCCTGACGATGGTGGTGACGCCCTTCGTGATGCAGTGGTCGCCGCATTTGGGAAGGCGGATCGAGGCGGTGCAACGGGTGCGGGGATGGATGCCGACCCGCACGGTCGCCCATGTCGAGCAATTGGAGGGGACGCAGGTTCGCATCAAGGACCATGTCATCATCGTGGGCTACGGGCTCAATGGCCGTAACCTGGCCCGCGTGCTGGGTGAGACGGAGATTCCACATGTGGCCCTAGATTTGGATGGCGAAACCGTGCGCCGCGAGGCGCGGCATGGTGTGCCGATCTATTACGGAGATGGGTCAAATGCCAATGTGCTCCGGCACATGAAGATCGAGGACGCCAAAGTCCTGGTCGTCGCTCTTTCCGATCCCTTCACAGCCAGGAGAACGGTAAAGGTCGCCAAGGGTTTGAATGCCAACCTGCACATCGTGGTACGGACGCGGTATCTGCGGGAGTTGGAAGAATTGCATCAACTCGGCGCGGATGACGTGGTGCCGGAGGAATTCGAGACCTCGATCGAGATTTTTGCCCTCGTATTACGCACCTATAGCCTGCCGCAAGAATTCGTGGCGCGCAAGGCCGAGCAGATCAGGCGGGAAGGGTATGCCTTGCTGCGGCGGAGTGAAATGCCGGAATTGGCGCATCATCTCCGCGGCGGGACGCTGACTGATGTCGAGGTGGAAACCTGCCGGATTGATGA
Protein-coding sequences here:
- a CDS encoding cation:proton antiporter is translated as MNDYAVLGDLLVIYAVSTAVVFTFHQFRLPSIAGFLVAGALIGPHGLHLIPDVSQVHVLAEIGIVLLLFTIGMEFSSTHFAAARRTLMVAAPVQTGGVLILALLGALAVGLTYQQGIFWGFLLSLSSTAIVLKALSEQGESDSFHGRATVAILIFQDLAVVPMMLITPILATPSGSAMGMVLMTLVKAAVVVGLIVAAAWYLVPRLLRHIVRSRSRELFLLSIIVLCLGIAWLTSLGGLSLALGAFIAGLVMSESEYSHQALAEVLPFRDSFNSLFFVSIGVLMDLRVVLDHPFIVLGLLLAVIAGKLLTGAGAMVAAGAPPRSAVLVGVALAQVGEFSFILAQQGQEAGLFTGEQYQLFLAVSVLTMVVTPFVMQWSPHLGRRIEAVQRVRGWMPTRTVAHVEQLEGTQVRIKDHVIIVGYGLNGRNLARVLGETEIPHVALDLDGETVRREARHGVPIYYGDGSNANVLRHMKIEDAKVLVVALSDPFTARRTVKVAKGLNANLHIVVRTRYLRELEELHQLGADDVVPEEFETSIEIFALVLRTYSLPQEFVARKAEQIRREGYALLRRSEMPELAHHLRGGTLTDVEVETCRIDDEAPAVGKSLAELSIRPRTGASVIAWTRSQVTQSNPSEHVRLQSSDVVTLLGSREQIRRAMALLNEPNHGTSHQLK
- a CDS encoding SUMF1/EgtB/PvdO family nonheme iron enzyme, producing the protein MNDRPECSRRQLIKALVGLGFVVVARSPTALFAEGSAEFKVDSTAPLIRAPKDPHQWPSWKDGLQEWRDHARAALRYDNRRYHDPAQAWVTSSFSSCFLMLYDQTFYDHQSGHYDVESFLRKAVEDFGGFDNLILWHAYPRIGTDDRNQFDFYRDMPGGLPGIRDVVRRCHQLGVKALVVYKPWDVGTRRETVSDVEALALLVRETEADGVYLDTMLEAPEPLRAALDGVGPGLVIEGEGVLPLEHIHDHHMSWAQYFEDSETPGILRNKWLERRHMMHQTARWRRDRSAQLHTAWMNGSGMVVWEIVFGAWVGWSVRDRATLRAMLPVQRHFAALFSGEGWTPLVQTEVPHVYASLWEEGGIRLWTVVNRHDQPVSGLLLKIPAMDAVVYFDVMTGEQLHPRVEKGEAWISGTLASRGIGGFVTGDSSAFGADFEQLMAMQRSGRLNVPRSGDFPQRPVVHLSAPLGLDPQVEPKRSEMADIPSASFTMRVQLRTRECGFYENELEQDELYGNFHKPRIFERRVTLAAYAIDITPVTNAQYAEFLRATGYSPRVQEHFLKHWIGGAVPAGKEDHPVVYVCLDDARAYARWAGKTIPSEEQWQYAAQGPEGLTYPWGHVMEPGRCNGGESGGTTSVQAFPAGRSPFGCYDMCGNVWEWTESERTDGRTRFCMIRGGSYYRAQGSHWYMDGGPQSADFAAKFLLLWPGLDRCATIGFRCVANRRE